A section of the Scleropages formosus chromosome 12, fSclFor1.1, whole genome shotgun sequence genome encodes:
- the LOC108929718 gene encoding high choriolytic enzyme 1-like isoform X3, with amino-acid sequence MDPALILGLLSMAVRSCASPVQNSPAVDGGQAGIKRQFAEQLLGLRDVTAMDKILETNSCKRNFLTQQRRGGHARLPLREGDIAQLPGTGPRSAIACPGNSCLWPKAVDGFVYVPYRLSPEYVDMDRITIELGILDISSRTCVKFVPRTHEDDFLDIQPHSGCWSYLGRTGGAQTLSLQSPGCMWSGVVSHELMHALGFVHEQSRSDRNRYVTIKWENIVEGQEHNFKKYETNNLKTPYDYGSIMHYGRYAFSEDGDPTIVPKPDPRTPIGQRDGPSATDLHKINLLYNCGGIV; translated from the exons ATGGACCCCGCGCTCATCCTCGGCCTGCTGTCTATGGCGGTGCGGAGCTGCGCCTCCCCTGTGCAG AACTCGCCTGCCGTGGACGGGGGACAAGCCGGAATCAAGAGGCAATTTGCAG AGCAGCTGCTGGGTCTCCGTGACGTCACCGCAATGGATAAAATCCTGGAAACCAACAGCTGTAAGAGGAACTTTCTTACACAGCAAA GGCGGGGCGGCCACGCCCGCTTACCTCTCAGAGAGGGAGACATTGCCCAGCTTCCCGGCACAGGACCCCGCAGCGCCATCGCATGCCCAGGGAACAGCTGCCTGTGGCCCAAGGCGGTGGACGGCTTTGTGTATGTGCCATACAGGCTGTCGCCCGAGTACg TTGACATGGACAGAATCACCATTGAGTTGGGAATACTGGACATCTCCAGCAGAACGTGTGTGAAATTCGTGCCCCGGACCCACGAAGACGACTTCCTGGACATCCAGCCCCACTCTGG ATGCTGGTCGTACCTGGGCAGGACGGGTGGGGCCCAGACGCTCTCCCTGCAGTCTCCGGGCTGCATGTGGTCTGGGGTGGTGTCCCACGAGCTCATGCACGCGCTGGGCTTTGTGCACGAGCAGTCTCGCTCCGACCGCAACCGCTACGTCACCATCAAGTGGGAGAACATTGTGGAAG GCCAAGAGCACAACTTCAAGAAGTACGAGACGAACAACCTGAAGACTCCCTACGACTACGGCTCCATCATGCACTACGGAAG GTACGCCTTCTCGGAGGATGGGGATCCAACCATCGTGCCGAAACCAGATCCGCGCACCCCGATTGGCCAGCGGGATGGACCCAGCGCCACAGACCTCCACAAGATAAACCTCCTATACAACTGTG GTGGCATTGTGTGA
- the LOC108929718 gene encoding high choriolytic enzyme 1-like isoform X2, producing the protein MDPALILGLLSMAVRSCASPVQNSPAVDGGQAGIKRQFAEQLLGLRDVTAMDKILETNSWRGGHARLPLREGDIAQLPGTGPRSAIACPGNSCLWPKAVDGFVYVPYRLSPEYVDMDRITIELGILDISSRTCVKFVPRTHEDDFLDIQPHSGCWSYLGRTGGAQTLSLQSPGCMWSGVVSHELMHALGFVHEQSRSDRNRYVTIKWENIVEGQEHNFKKYETNNLKTPYDYGSIMHYGRYAFSEDGDPTIVPKPDPRTPIGQRDGPSATDLHKINLLYNCGEQRLSSVSSFSGHSAQWSTIALDTQPLSTLIW; encoded by the exons ATGGACCCCGCGCTCATCCTCGGCCTGCTGTCTATGGCGGTGCGGAGCTGCGCCTCCCCTGTGCAG AACTCGCCTGCCGTGGACGGGGGACAAGCCGGAATCAAGAGGCAATTTGCAG AGCAGCTGCTGGGTCTCCGTGACGTCACCGCAATGGATAAAATCCTGGAAACCAACAGCT GGCGGGGCGGCCACGCCCGCTTACCTCTCAGAGAGGGAGACATTGCCCAGCTTCCCGGCACAGGACCCCGCAGCGCCATCGCATGCCCAGGGAACAGCTGCCTGTGGCCCAAGGCGGTGGACGGCTTTGTGTATGTGCCATACAGGCTGTCGCCCGAGTACg TTGACATGGACAGAATCACCATTGAGTTGGGAATACTGGACATCTCCAGCAGAACGTGTGTGAAATTCGTGCCCCGGACCCACGAAGACGACTTCCTGGACATCCAGCCCCACTCTGG ATGCTGGTCGTACCTGGGCAGGACGGGTGGGGCCCAGACGCTCTCCCTGCAGTCTCCGGGCTGCATGTGGTCTGGGGTGGTGTCCCACGAGCTCATGCACGCGCTGGGCTTTGTGCACGAGCAGTCTCGCTCCGACCGCAACCGCTACGTCACCATCAAGTGGGAGAACATTGTGGAAG GCCAAGAGCACAACTTCAAGAAGTACGAGACGAACAACCTGAAGACTCCCTACGACTACGGCTCCATCATGCACTACGGAAG GTACGCCTTCTCGGAGGATGGGGATCCAACCATCGTGCCGAAACCAGATCCGCGCACCCCGATTGGCCAGCGGGATGGACCCAGCGCCACAGACCTCCACAAGATAAACCTCCTATACAACTGTGGTGAGCAGCGCCTTTCCAGCGTGTCGTCCTTCAGCGGTCACTCGGCACAGTGGTCCACAATAGCGCTGGACACACAGCCTTTGTCCACACTCATCTGGTAA
- the LOC108929718 gene encoding high choriolytic enzyme 1-like isoform X1, whose product MDPALILGLLSMAVRSCASPVQNSPAVDGGQAGIKRQFAEQLLGLRDVTAMDKILETNSCKRNFLTQQRRGGHARLPLREGDIAQLPGTGPRSAIACPGNSCLWPKAVDGFVYVPYRLSPEYVDMDRITIELGILDISSRTCVKFVPRTHEDDFLDIQPHSGCWSYLGRTGGAQTLSLQSPGCMWSGVVSHELMHALGFVHEQSRSDRNRYVTIKWENIVEGQEHNFKKYETNNLKTPYDYGSIMHYGRYAFSEDGDPTIVPKPDPRTPIGQRDGPSATDLHKINLLYNCGEQRLSSVSSFSGHSAQWSTIALDTQPLSTLIW is encoded by the exons ATGGACCCCGCGCTCATCCTCGGCCTGCTGTCTATGGCGGTGCGGAGCTGCGCCTCCCCTGTGCAG AACTCGCCTGCCGTGGACGGGGGACAAGCCGGAATCAAGAGGCAATTTGCAG AGCAGCTGCTGGGTCTCCGTGACGTCACCGCAATGGATAAAATCCTGGAAACCAACAGCTGTAAGAGGAACTTTCTTACACAGCAAA GGCGGGGCGGCCACGCCCGCTTACCTCTCAGAGAGGGAGACATTGCCCAGCTTCCCGGCACAGGACCCCGCAGCGCCATCGCATGCCCAGGGAACAGCTGCCTGTGGCCCAAGGCGGTGGACGGCTTTGTGTATGTGCCATACAGGCTGTCGCCCGAGTACg TTGACATGGACAGAATCACCATTGAGTTGGGAATACTGGACATCTCCAGCAGAACGTGTGTGAAATTCGTGCCCCGGACCCACGAAGACGACTTCCTGGACATCCAGCCCCACTCTGG ATGCTGGTCGTACCTGGGCAGGACGGGTGGGGCCCAGACGCTCTCCCTGCAGTCTCCGGGCTGCATGTGGTCTGGGGTGGTGTCCCACGAGCTCATGCACGCGCTGGGCTTTGTGCACGAGCAGTCTCGCTCCGACCGCAACCGCTACGTCACCATCAAGTGGGAGAACATTGTGGAAG GCCAAGAGCACAACTTCAAGAAGTACGAGACGAACAACCTGAAGACTCCCTACGACTACGGCTCCATCATGCACTACGGAAG GTACGCCTTCTCGGAGGATGGGGATCCAACCATCGTGCCGAAACCAGATCCGCGCACCCCGATTGGCCAGCGGGATGGACCCAGCGCCACAGACCTCCACAAGATAAACCTCCTATACAACTGTGGTGAGCAGCGCCTTTCCAGCGTGTCGTCCTTCAGCGGTCACTCGGCACAGTGGTCCACAATAGCGCTGGACACACAGCCTTTGTCCACACTCATCTGGTAA
- the LOC108929718 gene encoding high choriolytic enzyme 1-like isoform X4 yields the protein MDPALILGLLSMAVRSCASPVQNSPAVDGGQAGIKRQFAGRGGHARLPLREGDIAQLPGTGPRSAIACPGNSCLWPKAVDGFVYVPYRLSPEYVDMDRITIELGILDISSRTCVKFVPRTHEDDFLDIQPHSGCWSYLGRTGGAQTLSLQSPGCMWSGVVSHELMHALGFVHEQSRSDRNRYVTIKWENIVEGQEHNFKKYETNNLKTPYDYGSIMHYGRYAFSEDGDPTIVPKPDPRTPIGQRDGPSATDLHKINLLYNCGEQRLSSVSSFSGHSAQWSTIALDTQPLSTLIW from the exons ATGGACCCCGCGCTCATCCTCGGCCTGCTGTCTATGGCGGTGCGGAGCTGCGCCTCCCCTGTGCAG AACTCGCCTGCCGTGGACGGGGGACAAGCCGGAATCAAGAGGCAATTTGCAG GGCGGGGCGGCCACGCCCGCTTACCTCTCAGAGAGGGAGACATTGCCCAGCTTCCCGGCACAGGACCCCGCAGCGCCATCGCATGCCCAGGGAACAGCTGCCTGTGGCCCAAGGCGGTGGACGGCTTTGTGTATGTGCCATACAGGCTGTCGCCCGAGTACg TTGACATGGACAGAATCACCATTGAGTTGGGAATACTGGACATCTCCAGCAGAACGTGTGTGAAATTCGTGCCCCGGACCCACGAAGACGACTTCCTGGACATCCAGCCCCACTCTGG ATGCTGGTCGTACCTGGGCAGGACGGGTGGGGCCCAGACGCTCTCCCTGCAGTCTCCGGGCTGCATGTGGTCTGGGGTGGTGTCCCACGAGCTCATGCACGCGCTGGGCTTTGTGCACGAGCAGTCTCGCTCCGACCGCAACCGCTACGTCACCATCAAGTGGGAGAACATTGTGGAAG GCCAAGAGCACAACTTCAAGAAGTACGAGACGAACAACCTGAAGACTCCCTACGACTACGGCTCCATCATGCACTACGGAAG GTACGCCTTCTCGGAGGATGGGGATCCAACCATCGTGCCGAAACCAGATCCGCGCACCCCGATTGGCCAGCGGGATGGACCCAGCGCCACAGACCTCCACAAGATAAACCTCCTATACAACTGTGGTGAGCAGCGCCTTTCCAGCGTGTCGTCCTTCAGCGGTCACTCGGCACAGTGGTCCACAATAGCGCTGGACACACAGCCTTTGTCCACACTCATCTGGTAA
- the LOC108929718 gene encoding high choriolytic enzyme 1-like isoform X5: MDKILETNSCKRNFLTQQRRGGHARLPLREGDIAQLPGTGPRSAIACPGNSCLWPKAVDGFVYVPYRLSPEYVDMDRITIELGILDISSRTCVKFVPRTHEDDFLDIQPHSGCWSYLGRTGGAQTLSLQSPGCMWSGVVSHELMHALGFVHEQSRSDRNRYVTIKWENIVEGQEHNFKKYETNNLKTPYDYGSIMHYGRYAFSEDGDPTIVPKPDPRTPIGQRDGPSATDLHKINLLYNCGEQRLSSVSSFSGHSAQWSTIALDTQPLSTLIW, translated from the exons ATGGATAAAATCCTGGAAACCAACAGCTGTAAGAGGAACTTTCTTACACAGCAAA GGCGGGGCGGCCACGCCCGCTTACCTCTCAGAGAGGGAGACATTGCCCAGCTTCCCGGCACAGGACCCCGCAGCGCCATCGCATGCCCAGGGAACAGCTGCCTGTGGCCCAAGGCGGTGGACGGCTTTGTGTATGTGCCATACAGGCTGTCGCCCGAGTACg TTGACATGGACAGAATCACCATTGAGTTGGGAATACTGGACATCTCCAGCAGAACGTGTGTGAAATTCGTGCCCCGGACCCACGAAGACGACTTCCTGGACATCCAGCCCCACTCTGG ATGCTGGTCGTACCTGGGCAGGACGGGTGGGGCCCAGACGCTCTCCCTGCAGTCTCCGGGCTGCATGTGGTCTGGGGTGGTGTCCCACGAGCTCATGCACGCGCTGGGCTTTGTGCACGAGCAGTCTCGCTCCGACCGCAACCGCTACGTCACCATCAAGTGGGAGAACATTGTGGAAG GCCAAGAGCACAACTTCAAGAAGTACGAGACGAACAACCTGAAGACTCCCTACGACTACGGCTCCATCATGCACTACGGAAG GTACGCCTTCTCGGAGGATGGGGATCCAACCATCGTGCCGAAACCAGATCCGCGCACCCCGATTGGCCAGCGGGATGGACCCAGCGCCACAGACCTCCACAAGATAAACCTCCTATACAACTGTGGTGAGCAGCGCCTTTCCAGCGTGTCGTCCTTCAGCGGTCACTCGGCACAGTGGTCCACAATAGCGCTGGACACACAGCCTTTGTCCACACTCATCTGGTAA